TTAAAATAACATTAACCTATTTATATCACATTATTTAATTTTAAAAAACAAAACTGGAGGAAAATTGTGTATGAAAGTATTATTTTTAAATGGATCTCCTAGAAAAAATGGTTATACCGTGGGTGTTATGAAATGTATTGAGGAAGGAATCGATTCAAATCACAATGTTGAATGGATAAACGCTTATGACTTATTGATAAAACCCTGCCAAAGCTGCTTACAATGTAGACCTGATAGTGAATGCCATCTTCCACATGACCACGGACATGATGTATGGCATAAAATCCGTTCTGCAGATGCTCTAATTATTGGTAGTCCTACCTATTATGGAAATATGTCTGGACCATTAAAGACTCTTATTGACAGAAATCTCACTGCCTTTGAAGCGATAGCAGCAAGCGGTTTAGAAATGCCAACTCCACTACACAAA
This genomic window from Clostridium pasteurianum DSM 525 = ATCC 6013 contains:
- a CDS encoding flavodoxin family protein, whose product is MKVLFLNGSPRKNGYTVGVMKCIEEGIDSNHNVEWINAYDLLIKPCQSCLQCRPDSECHLPHDHGHDVWHKIRSADALIIGSPTYYGNMSGPLKTLIDRNLTAFEAIAASGLEMPTPLHKGKKAAMVTVCNSPSPISQLPTQSKGTLQAMEIVLKAGGYDIIGSVTLDGAASKNEIPLEIRDKAKMLGMDLQS